The genomic segment AAGATGGCCGCCAGGCCGTCGCTGCCCTCAAATCGTTCCAGCATCCATTGCTCGGCCTTGCGCAGCGCGCGCTTGCGGAATGGATGGATATTATTTTCGGCAAACCATTCGGCAAATTTATGGACGCGATCGAGCCAAAGAAAAAAGTTGCGCCAGGTGATGCGTTCCGGGTCGGGCGCCAGGGCCAGGTCGCGTTCGTGGATGCCCTCGGGATAGAGTTCGTCGATGTTGATATGATGATCGAGGGGCCGGGTGGGTTTGTAATGGTTAATGATGGCCAGCGGGACGAGCATCGAGCGGCTCCAGGAACTCATCTCGTTGAAGTTCACATAAAACCATTTGCCGATGAGGATGACTTCGCAGGGGATGGTTGGCACATAATCCCACGGGAACAGCCCCAGAAGCGCCAGATAGAGTTTCGAGAACGTGTTCATTCGCGGCACGCCACCGAGGCTCAAGGCCACTTCGCGCGCCCGGAGCATGCGCGGGTCGGTCACGGGCACGCCGGCCAACTTGAGGGCCAGGTACAGCTTGATGGTGGCGTTCACCTCCGCCGGGCCGCCGTGATAGATGTTCCACCCGCCATCGGGCAATTGCATCGAGAACATGTGATTGACGGCTTTGCGTTCCCAGGCCTTATCGACTTTGCCATTCCAATGGTGAAAAGCAATGGTATCCGCGACCAAGGTCGCATCGACCATTAATTCACCAATCCAATAGCCTTGAGGCTTTTGCTGGCTGAGCAAATAACTCTGCGACCGCCGAATTGCGGCCTCGAGTTGGGTCTCAGGCATTTTGAGAGGCGGATCGGACGGCTGGGACCCTAAGCTGCTTTCACGCATTGATGCCACATCCACGCAATTTACTCTGCGAGGTCAACGGCCTTCTGTAAAGTAATTAATGTACCCCAGGGAGGGGGAGCGAATGTTGGGGAATGTCGAACCACAGAGGCTATGAGAGTCGGGGCGAGGAGCCGGGAGTGGAAAGGGGGGCGCAAAAGCTTCCCGCTCCCCCGTGGATAGCGCCTTCAATTGCTAATGGCAAGCCAGTTTTCCAGCCATCGATTGCTCCGTCGCAATCAGCGAGAGCGGCGCCGTTTCGAACGAACATAATTGAATTCCCAGAGTTGCCAGAGCTGTGCGGATTTCTGCCGAGCACAGCGTATACACCTCAAGTTCTCGTTCGGCCGCATAGGCATTGGACAAGCCGTCCCGGTACCCCGGGTGGCAGCTCAATTCCGAGAGTCCTGGAGGCAGTGTTGCCAGAATTTGCTTCAAGTTGCGCACGCTCAGTGCGTCGGGCAGACTTTCCCCTTCATCGGTCTGTCCATAAAAATCTCCGCAATATGGAATCGCGCTGTATTCGCGCACCGGAACGCCGATTCTGCGTGCCGCCGCCAACACTAGAGAACGAATCGGTTCCTCCCGGTGAAGGTGCTGGTGCGAGTCCATGTGGGTCGGCTCCCGCCCAACCAATCGGCGGAATTCGGCAAGTTGATTCTCGACTTCGTCAGCAAACGCGTTCGGTTCATTCGAATGGACAACCGAGTAGAGCTGCACCCACTCCCCGTGTGCGAAGAGCCATTCACCGAAATCGAGGTGAAGCCCCAAGCTCAGGCGGGGTTCCTGTTTGGCGTAATGAGCGGCGGCTTCCGCAGCGGCTTGATGCACCATCAAACTGGCGCTGGTGACAATGCCTCCTTCAAAGCTCTGAATAACACCACGATTGATTCCGTCGCTCAGTCCAAAATCATCCGCGTTGATGATGACGAATCTCATAACCGACAAAGCACCACACCCAAGCTGTCAATTCGAAACGATTCGACAGTGTAATCGGTTAGTGACGGCGGACGCTGCCGCCTGAAGGCGGCGTTCCGCACGGTGTGTTGGCATTCCATGTGGTGTGTGAAATATACAGGTTAGTTAGAACCGTGGCGCCTAACGAAGTTGAATTCCTCGATGCGCGGGGTCAACTGGCCGGCTGGCGCACCTTGTCCTTCTTTTCGTCGAAACCTGCCCGGAGAGATTTGCGGTCGCTGACAAGCTGCTTTTGCAACTGTTCGACGGCCTCGTCGTCGCCTTTATCCACGGCTTTGGTAATTTCGCCTTTGAGGAAGAGCTCGCGTTCGGCGATCTTGGCGGCGCATTGGGAGTCCAGATCGGCGAGTTGCCTTTTCTGTTCGGCGGTGAGCTTCACGGCAGGCGCGCCTTTGCTCAACCGTTCCATAGCAAGTTCGTAGGCAGTTTTCATGATTTTTTCTTCCAGGGCATATCAGGGAATTTGGATGGGATTTTTACATTTTGCGGCTTGGGCTTTGCCAGGTCCAGTTCCGGGTCGCTTGGGGGCGGGTTCCCGGTCTTGGCCTGTTGCGCCTCGGTCCGCCACGAAGCAATCCGGGCCTGCAATCCATGATGCTCGGCTGTCACGCGGTCTCCGGCCTTCATATAAAAGAGCGAGAGATTAGTGTGGACCAGTTGCTCGTGGGGCCGCAACCGCTCCGCCTTGAGCCCCTCGGCAATGGCTGCGGCATAGTTGCCCTTGCGGTAAAAGGCCATCCCCAGGGCGAGTTGCGCCTCGAAATGCTCCGGGTCAACCGCCAGGATTCGTTCGAGTTTTGCAATCGCCTGATCGTACGCGCCCGTGGTAAAATCATACATGGCGTCGTCGTATTGGTCCTGGAGCGTTGACATAGCTTCTAACAACCGCAAAGTACGCCAGGAACATCTCAGGATGCAAGTAGTCACTATACATACATAGGGTGCGATTTCTTTGAACTCACCCATCAAACTCCTGTCCACCGATTTCGACGGCACGCTCTTCGCCGAGTTCGAGAGCCCGCCGATACCGGGGGAATTGGAGGAACTCATCGCCCGGTTGCAGGCCGGGGGCGCCAAGTGGGCGATCAATACCGGGCGCGACATGTCGAGTCTGATGGAGGCCCTGGGCCGCGCCGGGATAGGGGTTGAGCCGGATTACCTGGTGCTGGTGGAGCGGGAGATTCATTGCCATCAGGAATCGCTCTATACCGGGCTCGAGGAATGGAACTCGGCCTGCAGCTTCGCGCATGCCGAGGTCTTTGCGCGGATGAAACCTGACCTGCCTCGGCTCGTCGATTGGATTAACTCGCATTTTCACGCGCGTATTTACGAAGACGCCTATTCGCCCTTATGCCTCATCGCGGGGAACAACGGCGAGATGGATGCCATTTATGCCTTCCTTGAGAACTATTGCCGCAGCGTTCCCCGGCTAACCGTCGTGCGCAATGACGTGTATGCCCGGTTCAGCCATGAGGCCTATAACAAAGGCACTGCCCTGGCCGAGTTGACCCGGCGGCTCGGTCTCAATGCCTCGACCGTCTTTGCCGCAGGCGATCACTTAAACGATTTGTCCATGCTCTCACGGCAATACGCCCGGTTCCTGGCGGCCCCGGCCAATGCCGTGCCCCAGGTCGTCGAACTGGTCCGCCGTCAGGAAGGCTATATCAGCCCGCGCCCCCATGGACGCGGGGTTGCCGATGCAATAAAATATTATCTTGCGGCCGAGAGAGGCTGAATATTTAATTTTATTAATAGTGTGCGAGAAATTAACTGGGATAATTGCCCTATTTTGTTTTTGATATGACATCCCCTGCCTTTTGACGCAAGCGCCTCATGAGCAGGCAAATAGATTGCCTGATTCCAAATTGACATAGGGGGGTGGGATGATAGAGTTTTATGGCAGCGGTAATTCGGCCTGATTGACCCTCAGTTCCCGTCTGACCTTGCGCGACTTAAAACTTTTTGATTCGAAAGACCGAACTGACATGAACGACGCAGCACCCTCTTCGCCCGCCCCGGCGGGCCAGCCCTCGACCGCAACGATTAACGAAGCGGTGATCCGCATCGCAGGCAATTCCCAGGACGGCATCCAGGCGATAGGCGGTTTTTTGGCGCGCCTGGCTGGGCGCAGCGAGCAGGAAGTCATGACCTTCATGACGATTCCCTCGACCATCTCGGGAGGTCCATCGATATTCCAGGTGCGTATAGGCTCCGGCGAGGTGGCCAGCGCTGGAGACGACGCGGACGTGCTGCTGGCCTTTTACCAGCATTCGTACGAAGACCATATCGGGTCGCTGAAGGCGGGCGGCATCGTGCTCTATGACAGTGATCACGTGGAGCCCAAGCCGGATTGGCAGCAGGCCTATCACCATATTGGCGTGCCGATCTCGAGTCTGACCGTCGAGGCCATCGGGGGCACAGCCAAGGACAAGGGCAAGAACATCTATGCATTGGGTTTGCTGGCGCGGATGTATGACTTGAACGTGCCGAAGCTCGAAAAGCTGATCGGCGAGCGTTTTGGCGGCAAAGACGCCAGCATTCTGAATAATGCCCTGGCAGCCTTTCATGCCGGGTATAGCCACTCGTTGGGCCAGGTGCGAGAGACCTTTAAGTTTGCCGCCAGCCATGGCAAAGCCGGCCAGCAGGTAGTGATGAACGGCAATGAAGCCATGGCTTACGGCATTATCGCAGCGGGCGTGCGTTTCGGCGCCGCCTACCCGATTACTCCGTGGTCGGATGTGATGGAGATTCTGCGCCGCGAGTTGCCCAAATATGGCGGGACCTTCGTTCAATGCGAAGATGAGATTGCGGCCATTTCAATGGCCAATGGCGCCAGTTTTGCCGGGCGGGTGGCAGTCACCGGGTCGAGCGGACCGGGCATCTCGCTCAAGATGGAAGCCCTTGGATGGGCAGTGATGGCTGAAGTGCCGCTGGTGGTCGTTGATATCCAGCGTGGGGGGCCTTCGACCGGCATGCCTACCTCAGTGGAGCAGTCGGATTTGAACCTGGCCTGTTTCGGCAGTCATGGCGATGCCCCGCGCGTGGTGATGGCCCCTTCGGATGTCGAGGACTGCTTCTTCACGGCCATTGAGGCCGTTAACATCGCGCGCAAGTATAATGTCCCGGTCTTCATCCTGAGCGACCAGGCCATCGCCACCCGTATCGAGGCCTTCACCTGCCCTGACCTGGAAAAGGTTTGCCAGGACATTACGCCCAGTTTTGCGCCGGTGGCCGATTATAAGCCATATGACCTCTCGACCAAAGATGGCGTGGTCCCGCGCGTGGTGCCCGGCACCCCGATTCAGAGCGGACGCTACCCGATTGCCGGGGGCCTGGAACACGATGAATTCGGGCACCCGACCGGTTCGCCCAAGCTGCACATGCAGATGACGGCAAAGCGGCGCAAGAAACTGCAAAGCCTGGCGGCGAGCCTGCCGGTCCCCAAAGTGTATGGGCCTCCGGAGGGCAACGTTCTGCTGGTGGGCTGGGGTTCGACCCGCGGCCCAATCCAGGAAGCGGTGGACCGCGCCCGGGCGTCAGGCGACAGCGTTTCGGCTATGCACCTCAAGCATATCCACCCGCTTCCTCCCGGGCTGGAAAACATCTTCTCCGGCTTCAATACCGTCCGGGTTGTCGAGATGAACGATGAGGGTTTGTATGGATACGGGCAGTTTGCGGGCCTGTTGCGCGCCCGGTATTGCGACCCCAAGATACGCGGCATCAACAAGACCGACGGCCTGACATGGAAAGTCAGGGAGATTCTGGAACGCGCGAAGTCGGACATTGCCGCCGGTCTGCGCAAGCTGTAACGAATTTTAACAGGTCCTATCACGTCTAACTATTTGAGAAATGTATGAGTTCCCCCGTAACTGAAGCCCAGCCACGCATCCTGAATGGTTCTGCCAACGGCAGCGCCACCGCTCTGCCAACCCCCACTGAGCGCAAACCCCTGACTAAAAAGGACATCGCCGCCGACCATCCGACCTGGTGTCCGGGTTGCGGCGATTTTTCGGTGCTGGCGCTCTACTTCAAACTGATCGAGAAACGCAAGCTGTGGCAGGAGAGAATTACCACCATCTCGGGCATCGGCTGTTCGAGCCGGTTTCCTTATTTTGTGCAGGCTTACGGCGCCCATTACATTCACGGGCGCGCCCTGGCGTTTGCCAGCGGCATCTCGCTCTCGCGCCCCGACCTCCACGTCTTTGCCTTTGGCGGCGACGGCGACATGTTTTCGATTGGGGGAAACCATTTCAACCATGCGGCCCGCAAGAACATCAAGCTCACCTGCGTGGTGATGGATAACTGGGTTTATGGGCTGACCAAGAAGCAGACCTCGCCGACCTCGCCTTTGGGGTTCAAGAGCAAAACCGATACCTGGGGCGCAGTGGACTATCCTATAAATCCCATGAAGCAGGCCATCGCGGCTGGGGCCTCATTTGTCGCGCGCACGACGAGCACCAACCCCAACCACGTCATGCAAATGATGGAAGCGGCCATGGACCACGATGGCTTCAGCTTTATCGAATGCTTGAGCGAATGCGTTGAGTTTTATGAAGGGGCGTTTGACGCGTCGAACCCCCGTAAGGGCGGTGTGTTTAACACCGTCCCCGCCGGCCACGATGTAACCGATGAAACGGCGGCCTATAAGCTCGCTGAAGAGCCGTTTCCGGGCGTATTCGGGATTTTCTATAAAGTCAACAAGCCCA from the Verrucomicrobiia bacterium genome contains:
- a CDS encoding squalene--hopene cyclase; amino-acid sequence: MPETQLEAAIRRSQSYLLSQQKPQGYWIGELMVDATLVADTIAFHHWNGKVDKAWERKAVNHMFSMQLPDGGWNIYHGGPAEVNATIKLYLALKLAGVPVTDPRMLRAREVALSLGGVPRMNTFSKLYLALLGLFPWDYVPTIPCEVILIGKWFYVNFNEMSSWSRSMLVPLAIINHYKPTRPLDHHINIDELYPEGIHERDLALAPDPERITWRNFFLWLDRVHKFAEWFAENNIHPFRKRALRKAEQWMLERFEGSDGLAAI
- a CDS encoding ChbG/HpnK family deacetylase, encoding MRFVIINADDFGLSDGINRGVIQSFEGGIVTSASLMVHQAAAEAAAHYAKQEPRLSLGLHLDFGEWLFAHGEWVQLYSVVHSNEPNAFADEVENQLAEFRRLVGREPTHMDSHQHLHREEPIRSLVLAAARRIGVPVREYSAIPYCGDFYGQTDEGESLPDALSVRNLKQILATLPPGLSELSCHPGYRDGLSNAYAAERELEVYTLCSAEIRTALATLGIQLCSFETAPLSLIATEQSMAGKLACH
- a CDS encoding tetratricopeptide repeat protein, with amino-acid sequence MSTLQDQYDDAMYDFTTGAYDQAIAKLERILAVDPEHFEAQLALGMAFYRKGNYAAAIAEGLKAERLRPHEQLVHTNLSLFYMKAGDRVTAEHHGLQARIASWRTEAQQAKTGNPPPSDPELDLAKPKPQNVKIPSKFPDMPWKKKS
- a CDS encoding HAD family hydrolase: MNSPIKLLSTDFDGTLFAEFESPPIPGELEELIARLQAGGAKWAINTGRDMSSLMEALGRAGIGVEPDYLVLVEREIHCHQESLYTGLEEWNSACSFAHAEVFARMKPDLPRLVDWINSHFHARIYEDAYSPLCLIAGNNGEMDAIYAFLENYCRSVPRLTVVRNDVYARFSHEAYNKGTALAELTRRLGLNASTVFAAGDHLNDLSMLSRQYARFLAAPANAVPQVVELVRRQEGYISPRPHGRGVADAIKYYLAAERG
- a CDS encoding 2-oxoacid:acceptor oxidoreductase subunit alpha, translated to MNDAAPSSPAPAGQPSTATINEAVIRIAGNSQDGIQAIGGFLARLAGRSEQEVMTFMTIPSTISGGPSIFQVRIGSGEVASAGDDADVLLAFYQHSYEDHIGSLKAGGIVLYDSDHVEPKPDWQQAYHHIGVPISSLTVEAIGGTAKDKGKNIYALGLLARMYDLNVPKLEKLIGERFGGKDASILNNALAAFHAGYSHSLGQVRETFKFAASHGKAGQQVVMNGNEAMAYGIIAAGVRFGAAYPITPWSDVMEILRRELPKYGGTFVQCEDEIAAISMANGASFAGRVAVTGSSGPGISLKMEALGWAVMAEVPLVVVDIQRGGPSTGMPTSVEQSDLNLACFGSHGDAPRVVMAPSDVEDCFFTAIEAVNIARKYNVPVFILSDQAIATRIEAFTCPDLEKVCQDITPSFAPVADYKPYDLSTKDGVVPRVVPGTPIQSGRYPIAGGLEHDEFGHPTGSPKLHMQMTAKRRKKLQSLAASLPVPKVYGPPEGNVLLVGWGSTRGPIQEAVDRARASGDSVSAMHLKHIHPLPPGLENIFSGFNTVRVVEMNDEGLYGYGQFAGLLRARYCDPKIRGINKTDGLTWKVREILERAKSDIAAGLRKL
- a CDS encoding thiamine pyrophosphate-dependent enzyme, which produces MSSPVTEAQPRILNGSANGSATALPTPTERKPLTKKDIAADHPTWCPGCGDFSVLALYFKLIEKRKLWQERITTISGIGCSSRFPYFVQAYGAHYIHGRALAFASGISLSRPDLHVFAFGGDGDMFSIGGNHFNHAARKNIKLTCVVMDNWVYGLTKKQTSPTSPLGFKSKTDTWGAVDYPINPMKQAIAAGASFVARTTSTNPNHVMQMMEAAMDHDGFSFIECLSECVEFYEGAFDASNPRKGGVFNTVPAGHDVTDETAAYKLAEEPFPGVFGIFYKVNKPTKNAKEAALNAAAREKLAGLKDWEILKKSFERMK